In Nitrospira sp., one genomic interval encodes:
- a CDS encoding HAD family hydrolase, translating into MVVLFDVDNTLVDNDRVTADLKAHLDQEVGPARGEQYWRIFERLRGELGYADYLGALQHYRVEYPRDPHLLAVSRFLVNYPFADRLFPRALDVVRHAKGWGRPVILSDGDAVFQPRKIDQSGLADAVQDDVLVYIHKERELDDVERRYPAHHYVLIDDKLRILTAVKRYWQGRVTTIFPRQGHYATEAEALHEFPAADLTVDHVRDLLNYNREQVLGFAASSPIDNLRAES; encoded by the coding sequence ATGGTGGTGCTCTTCGACGTGGACAACACCCTCGTCGACAACGACCGTGTCACCGCCGACTTGAAAGCCCATCTCGACCAGGAAGTCGGTCCTGCGCGAGGAGAGCAATACTGGCGGATCTTCGAACGATTACGCGGGGAGCTGGGCTATGCCGATTATCTCGGCGCGCTGCAACATTACCGGGTGGAGTATCCGCGCGATCCGCATCTGTTGGCCGTCTCGCGGTTCCTCGTGAACTATCCCTTTGCCGACCGGCTTTTTCCGAGGGCCCTCGACGTGGTGCGGCATGCCAAGGGGTGGGGGCGTCCGGTAATCCTTTCCGACGGCGACGCCGTGTTTCAGCCGCGCAAGATCGACCAGTCGGGCCTGGCGGACGCCGTTCAGGACGACGTGCTGGTCTACATCCATAAGGAGCGGGAACTCGACGATGTGGAGCGGCGTTATCCGGCCCACCACTACGTGTTGATCGACGACAAGCTGCGGATCCTCACAGCGGTGAAGAGGTATTGGCAAGGGCGGGTCACGACCATCTTCCCGCGGCAAGGCCACTATGCGACGGAGGCGGAGGCGCTGCACGAATTTCCCGCCGCCGACCTCACGGTCGATCACGTGAGGGACCTGCTGAACTACAATCGCGAGCAGGTGCTGGGGTTCGCCGCAAGCTCGCCGATTGACAACCTCAGGGCAGAGTCGTAG
- a CDS encoding aldo/keto reductase yields MSDDRSHTLGRRQLLKTLGVAGSLLALGGVGRWAESLAGEAFASSPASGDIPKRPLGKTGVQVSALCFGGAHWGRLKDESEAFRLIHEAIDAGVNFMDNAWEYHGGRSEELMGKALQGRRHQVVLMTKVCSHGRDKHVAMQQLEDSLRRLKTDYLDLWQIHEVVYEDDPDRHFAPNGATEALLEAKQQGKVRFIGFTGHKHPQIHLKMLAHDFPFDTCQMPLNVFDGTYRSFEHEVLPLLNQRGIAALGMKSLTGNAEPIKQGIVTPQEAIRYVLSLPIASLVSGIDSPDVLKQNLDIARRFTPMTVAEMEGLRQKVARYAHDGRYELFKSTNRYDGGIGRAQHGIS; encoded by the coding sequence ATGTCGGATGACCGATCCCATACCCTCGGGCGCCGCCAACTCCTGAAGACCCTCGGAGTGGCGGGTTCGCTGTTGGCTTTGGGCGGCGTGGGGCGTTGGGCGGAATCCCTGGCCGGGGAGGCGTTCGCGTCGAGTCCCGCCTCAGGCGACATTCCGAAGCGACCGCTCGGCAAGACAGGGGTCCAGGTGTCGGCGCTCTGTTTCGGCGGCGCCCATTGGGGGCGGCTCAAGGACGAATCCGAGGCCTTCCGCCTCATCCACGAGGCCATCGACGCGGGCGTAAACTTCATGGACAACGCCTGGGAGTACCATGGCGGCCGTTCCGAAGAACTCATGGGTAAGGCCTTGCAGGGGCGGCGTCATCAGGTGGTACTGATGACCAAGGTCTGCTCGCACGGCCGCGACAAGCACGTGGCCATGCAGCAGTTGGAGGACTCGCTCCGTCGCCTGAAGACCGACTACCTGGACCTCTGGCAGATTCACGAAGTCGTCTACGAAGACGATCCGGACCGGCACTTCGCGCCGAACGGGGCGACTGAAGCCCTGCTCGAAGCCAAGCAGCAGGGCAAGGTGCGGTTCATCGGGTTCACCGGCCACAAACATCCGCAGATCCATTTGAAGATGTTGGCGCATGATTTCCCGTTCGACACCTGCCAGATGCCGCTGAACGTGTTCGACGGCACCTATCGCAGTTTCGAACACGAGGTGCTACCCTTGCTGAACCAGCGCGGCATCGCCGCACTCGGCATGAAGAGCCTGACCGGCAACGCGGAGCCCATCAAACAAGGCATCGTCACCCCGCAGGAAGCCATCCGCTACGTGTTGAGTCTCCCGATCGCCTCCCTCGTGAGCGGCATCGATTCCCCGGATGTCCTCAAGCAAAACCTCGACATCGCCCGCCGCTTTACACCGATGACGGTGGCGGAGATGGAGGGGTTGCGTCAGAAGGTCGCGCGGTACGCGCACGACGGCCGGTACGAGCTCTTCAAATCCACCAACCGCTACGACGGCGGCATTGGCCGCGCCCAGCACGGCATCTCCTAA
- a CDS encoding DUF4124 domain-containing protein: MLLSRRSVTPAALLFWLSAAPLTPPSASATIYTYIDESGVQVFTNQLHSIPARYRNQLTMHEFDEPLEATQEPVHPANIVAPTADGKDHRGDPDKRAAAARPTPEDEMEPAREQAMSGDQQAAALGSQAWTSWTYPTLGFYSYPWFGVPGINGLLLQPQRLSPHRHLPPARQTIPGPTSPPPLLNTQGQPAKVGDVVVMPKLPQPQLHPNHFWRPSPPNIQSAPSIPSPNHSVSPQRYGDQRSLGGGNRAAKGR; encoded by the coding sequence ATGCTGCTCTCCCGCAGGTCCGTCACACCGGCAGCACTCCTCTTCTGGCTCTCCGCCGCCCCCCTCACGCCGCCCTCCGCCTCCGCGACCATTTACACCTACATCGACGAATCCGGTGTCCAAGTCTTCACGAACCAACTGCATTCGATTCCCGCGCGTTATCGGAACCAGCTCACCATGCATGAGTTCGATGAACCGCTCGAGGCCACCCAAGAGCCCGTTCACCCAGCAAACATCGTCGCCCCGACTGCCGACGGCAAGGACCACAGGGGCGATCCCGACAAGCGTGCCGCTGCCGCGCGGCCGACACCTGAAGACGAAATGGAACCAGCCCGCGAACAGGCCATGTCCGGGGATCAGCAAGCTGCCGCGCTCGGGTCACAGGCCTGGACGAGTTGGACCTATCCCACCCTGGGCTTCTACTCCTATCCGTGGTTCGGCGTTCCGGGGATCAACGGCCTGCTGCTCCAGCCGCAACGCCTTTCTCCGCACCGCCACCTCCCGCCCGCTCGACAGACCATCCCAGGGCCGACCAGTCCCCCGCCGCTGCTCAACACCCAAGGCCAACCGGCGAAAGTCGGTGACGTGGTCGTGATGCCGAAGCTGCCGCAACCCCAACTGCACCCCAACCACTTCTGGCGTCCCAGCCCACCGAACATTCAAAGCGCGCCGTCGATCCCGTCCCCGAACCACTCCGTGAGCCCGCAACGATACGGCGACCAACGATCGCTTGGCGGAGGAAACCGCGCCGCGAAGGGTCGATAA